Proteins encoded within one genomic window of Brenneria nigrifluens DSM 30175 = ATCC 13028:
- the htpX gene encoding protease HtpX, which yields MMRIALFLITNLAVMLVFGLVLSLTGIQSSSVQGLMIMAGLFGFGGAFVSLLMSKWMALRSVGGEVIEQPRNETERWLLETVRSQSQQAGIVMPQVAIYHAPDINAFATGARRDASLVAVSTGLLQNMSRDEAEAVIAHEISHVANGDMVTMTLIQGVVNTFVIFISRLIAQLASGFLSGNRDEGGGSGNPMVYFAVATVLELVFGILASIITMWFSRYREFHADAGSAKLVGREKMIAALQRLKTSYEPQEESSMLAFCINGKSKSFSELFMSHPPLDKRIEALRSGAYLK from the coding sequence ATGATGCGTATTGCGCTTTTCCTGATCACCAACCTGGCGGTGATGTTGGTTTTCGGGCTGGTACTTAGCCTGACGGGAATTCAATCCAGCAGTGTCCAGGGTCTAATGATTATGGCCGGGCTGTTCGGCTTTGGCGGCGCGTTCGTTTCGCTGCTGATGTCCAAATGGATGGCATTACGATCCGTTGGCGGCGAAGTCATTGAACAGCCACGTAACGAAACGGAACGCTGGCTGCTGGAAACTGTCCGTTCGCAGTCTCAACAGGCCGGCATCGTGATGCCTCAGGTGGCGATTTATCACGCGCCGGATATCAATGCTTTCGCCACCGGCGCCCGACGCGATGCATCGCTGGTGGCGGTAAGCACCGGGTTGCTGCAAAACATGAGCCGCGATGAGGCGGAAGCGGTTATCGCTCATGAAATCAGCCACGTGGCCAACGGTGATATGGTTACCATGACGCTGATTCAAGGCGTGGTGAATACCTTTGTCATCTTCATTTCCCGCTTGATTGCCCAGCTCGCTTCCGGCTTTCTGTCCGGCAATCGGGATGAAGGCGGCGGCAGCGGCAATCCGATGGTCTACTTTGCCGTGGCGACGGTGCTGGAGCTGGTGTTCGGTATTCTCGCCAGCATTATCACCATGTGGTTCTCCCGCTATCGTGAATTCCATGCGGATGCCGGTTCGGCGAAGCTGGTAGGGCGTGAAAAAATGATTGCCGCGTTACAACGGCTGAAAACCAGTTATGAACCACAGGAAGAGAGCAGCATGCTGGCTTTCTGCATCAACGGTAAATCCAAGTCGTTCAGCGAATTGTTTATGTCGCATCCTCCGCTGGACAAGCGTATTGAAGCCCTGCGTTCGGGCGCTTACCTGAAATAA
- a CDS encoding L-lactate MFS transporter codes for MNAKPVNRGMIVLGTVIAQMGLGTIYTWSLFNQPLVDKFGWSLSSVAVTFSITSFCLAVATLFAGKFQERIGIRRLTLFAGMALGLGLMASAGVSSLSLFYILMGMVVGFADGTAYIITLSNLIKWFPERKGLIAGISVGAFGTGSLLFKYVNSFLIAEVGVSQAFFYWGIIVMAMITLGSSLLKEPNADSVATSPASQRRAADFSLGEMLAVKESYLLFIIFFTACMSGLYLIGIVKDIGVQMAGMDMATAANAVSAIAIFNTVGRIVLGAISDKMSRLRVISFTLLVTAIAVSVMTFLPLNPLLFFACVSAVAFCFGGNITIFPAIVGDFFGMKNHSKNYGVIYQGFGIGALSGSFIATQLGGFHATFVAIIVMSLVSFMITLWVKPPKLQRSPSVKATMAHAQS; via the coding sequence ATGAATGCCAAACCAGTAAACCGGGGGATGATCGTTTTAGGCACCGTTATTGCGCAAATGGGGCTGGGGACGATTTATACCTGGAGTCTGTTTAATCAACCTCTGGTCGATAAATTTGGCTGGTCGCTGAGTTCGGTGGCCGTCACCTTTTCCATCACCAGCTTCTGTCTGGCGGTGGCCACGCTGTTTGCCGGGAAATTTCAGGAACGAATCGGTATCCGCCGTTTGACCCTGTTCGCCGGCATGGCGTTGGGATTAGGACTGATGGCCAGCGCCGGCGTTTCCTCGCTGTCGCTGTTTTATATTCTGATGGGGATGGTAGTCGGCTTTGCTGACGGCACCGCGTATATCATCACGCTTTCCAATCTGATTAAGTGGTTTCCGGAGCGAAAAGGATTAATCGCCGGTATTTCCGTCGGCGCTTTCGGTACCGGAAGCCTGCTGTTCAAATACGTGAACAGTTTTCTGATTGCCGAAGTCGGCGTATCGCAAGCCTTTTTTTACTGGGGGATCATTGTGATGGCGATGATTACCCTCGGTAGTTCGTTGCTGAAAGAGCCAAACGCCGATTCGGTGGCGACCTCGCCGGCGTCCCAGCGTCGAGCCGCGGATTTTTCCCTGGGTGAGATGCTGGCGGTAAAAGAGTCTTACCTGCTGTTCATCATCTTTTTTACCGCCTGCATGAGCGGCTTGTATCTGATCGGCATTGTAAAAGATATCGGGGTACAGATGGCCGGCATGGATATGGCGACGGCGGCCAACGCGGTGTCGGCCATTGCCATCTTCAACACCGTCGGGCGTATCGTGCTGGGGGCGATTTCAGATAAAATGAGCCGCCTGCGGGTGATCTCCTTTACCCTGCTGGTGACCGCCATAGCGGTTTCGGTGATGACGTTTTTGCCGCTCAATCCGCTGCTGTTTTTTGCCTGCGTGAGCGCCGTCGCTTTCTGCTTCGGCGGCAATATCACTATATTCCCGGCGATTGTGGGCGACTTCTTCGGGATGAAAAATCACAGCAAAAACTATGGCGTGATCTATCAGGGGTTCGGCATCGGCGCGCTGTCCGGATCGTTTATTGCCACGCAGTTGGGCGGTTTTCACGCGACATTTGTGGCGATAATCGTTATGTCTCTGGTTTCGTTCATGATAACCCTGTGGGTTAAACCGCCGAAACTGCAACGTTCACCCTCCGTGAAGGCCACGATGGCGCATGCGCAAAGCTGA
- a CDS encoding LytR/AlgR family response regulator transcription factor — MRGIIVEDEFLARQELGYLIKQHGAIRIEETFEDGIDVLKYLQHNEVDVIFLDINIPSLDGVCLAQNISKFAHKPYIIFITAYKEHAVEAFEVDAFDYILKPYHESRIVTMLRKLEADWQQRQTATAVEQGNSLGAARNQTVNLMKDERIIVTDIGDIYYAAAQEKVTLVHTLREEFIMPMNITEFCSRLPEDYFFRCHRSYGVNLTKIREIVPWFNNTYILRLNDLDFEVPVSRSKIKEFRSLMRL; from the coding sequence GTGAGAGGCATTATTGTTGAGGATGAGTTCCTTGCGCGGCAAGAGCTGGGTTATCTTATCAAACAGCACGGCGCGATCCGTATTGAAGAGACGTTCGAAGACGGAATCGACGTACTAAAGTATCTGCAGCATAACGAGGTCGATGTCATCTTCCTGGATATCAATATTCCTTCGCTTGATGGCGTTTGCCTGGCGCAAAATATCAGTAAGTTTGCGCATAAACCTTATATCATTTTTATTACCGCGTATAAGGAGCACGCGGTCGAAGCGTTTGAAGTCGACGCTTTCGATTATATTCTCAAGCCGTATCATGAATCGCGAATCGTCACCATGCTGCGCAAACTGGAAGCGGACTGGCAACAGCGGCAGACGGCAACGGCGGTAGAGCAGGGCAATAGCCTGGGCGCGGCGCGAAATCAGACCGTTAACCTGATGAAGGATGAACGCATTATCGTTACGGACATCGGTGATATTTACTATGCCGCCGCCCAGGAAAAGGTCACGCTGGTGCATACCCTGCGGGAGGAGTTTATCATGCCGATGAATATCACCGAGTTTTGCAGCCGCTTGCCGGAGGATTATTTCTTCCGCTGCCACCGTTCTTACGGCGTAAATCTGACCAAAATTCGTGAAATCGTTCCTTGGTTTAACAACACTTATATCCTGCGGCTGAACGACCTGGATTTTGAAGTCCCGGTGAGCCGCAGCAAAATAAAAGAGTTCAGGTCGTTGATGCGTCTTTAA
- a CDS encoding sensor histidine kinase, with protein sequence MSEIFEMLLAVFDRAALMLICLFFLTRTRQFRQLLQKDRHSPGERITVTAIFSLFALFGTYSGINVEGSLVNVRVIAVVSGGILFGPWVGIATGTIAGIHRYLIDIDGISSVPCLITSVIAGVTAGYINKKVKKERQWSMGILGGMLCESLTMLLVVVWATPTALGVEIVSKIAAPMILGAVCIGLIVLLVQSVANEKEAIAARQAKLALDIAHKTLPYFRNINSDSLTAICNIIRSEINADAVALTDTQHILAYVGVGEEKYNIGQDIISPMTQLAINDGKIIIKNNDEQHLTPQIHSMIVIPLWEHGQVTGTLKIYYCHAHKITYSLRVMAVGLSQIISTQIEVSRMEQLRDMANKAELRALQSKINPHFLFNALNAISSSIRINPDTARQLVINLSRYLRYNLELNDDEPIDIKKELYQIRDYIAIEQARFGAKLTVIYDIDDDLSYKIPSLLIQPLVENAIVHGIQPCRGKGTVVVSVKDRGDHLLVAVKDTGHGISLETMERVARNELPGNKIGLLNVHHRVRLLYGEGLHIRRLEPGTEISFYIPRPDKQQPIIPQTPGARATMNASVIQSGESQ encoded by the coding sequence GTGAGCGAAATATTCGAGATGTTGCTGGCGGTGTTCGATCGCGCCGCGCTGATGCTGATTTGTCTGTTCTTTCTTACCCGAACGCGGCAGTTTCGTCAATTGCTGCAAAAAGATCGGCATTCTCCCGGCGAGCGCATCACGGTTACGGCTATTTTTTCTCTGTTCGCGCTGTTTGGCACATATTCCGGCATCAATGTCGAAGGCTCGCTGGTCAACGTACGCGTGATTGCGGTAGTGTCCGGCGGTATTCTGTTTGGACCCTGGGTCGGCATCGCCACCGGGACGATTGCCGGGATTCATCGTTATTTAATTGATATTGACGGCATTAGCTCCGTTCCCTGTCTGATCACCAGCGTTATTGCCGGGGTGACGGCCGGTTATATTAATAAGAAGGTGAAAAAAGAGCGGCAGTGGAGCATGGGGATTCTGGGCGGAATGCTGTGCGAGTCATTGACTATGCTGCTGGTGGTGGTCTGGGCAACGCCTACGGCTTTGGGGGTGGAGATTGTCTCGAAAATAGCGGCGCCGATGATTCTGGGGGCGGTATGTATCGGCTTGATCGTTCTGCTGGTGCAGAGCGTCGCCAACGAAAAAGAAGCGATCGCCGCCAGACAGGCAAAGCTCGCGCTGGACATCGCCCACAAAACCCTGCCGTATTTCCGCAATATCAACAGCGATTCGTTAACCGCTATTTGCAATATCATTCGCAGCGAAATCAATGCCGACGCGGTGGCGCTCACCGATACGCAGCATATTCTGGCTTATGTCGGCGTCGGGGAAGAAAAATATAATATTGGGCAGGATATCATCAGCCCTATGACGCAACTGGCGATTAACGATGGGAAAATCATTATCAAAAATAATGATGAACAACATCTGACGCCGCAAATTCACTCGATGATCGTCATCCCGCTGTGGGAACATGGGCAAGTAACCGGGACATTGAAAATTTATTACTGCCACGCGCACAAAATTACCTATTCGCTGCGCGTGATGGCGGTGGGGCTATCCCAGATAATATCCACGCAGATTGAGGTGTCCCGCATGGAGCAACTGCGGGACATGGCGAACAAAGCGGAGCTTCGGGCACTACAGAGTAAAATTAATCCGCATTTTCTGTTCAATGCGCTGAATGCCATCTCCTCCTCGATACGCATCAATCCGGATACCGCTCGCCAATTGGTGATCAATCTGTCGCGCTATTTGCGTTACAACCTGGAACTGAACGACGACGAACCGATCGATATAAAAAAAGAGCTATATCAAATACGCGATTATATTGCCATTGAGCAGGCGCGTTTCGGCGCGAAATTAACCGTTATCTACGATATTGACGACGATCTGTCGTATAAAATCCCCAGCCTGTTAATTCAGCCATTGGTGGAAAACGCCATTGTGCACGGCATTCAGCCGTGCCGGGGAAAAGGCACCGTCGTGGTGTCGGTGAAAGATCGGGGCGACCATTTGTTGGTGGCGGTGAAAGATACCGGGCATGGCATCAGCCTGGAAACCATGGAAAGGGTGGCGAGAAACGAACTGCCCGGAAATAAAATCGGCCTGCTGAATGTTCATCATCGGGTGCGTTTACTTTACGGCGAGGGATTGCATATTCGGCGGTTGGAGCCGGGAACGGAAATCTCCTTCTATATTCCCCGGCCCGATAAACAGCAGCCGATTATTCCGCAAACGCCAGGCGCGCGCGCCACGATGAACGCTTCCGTTATCCAGTCAGGAGAGAGTCAGTGA
- a CDS encoding sensor domain-containing phosphodiesterase, with amino-acid sequence MRHAPTVGNEANRLAALHEYGIKNTLADPDLDNLVNLAANVFNVPIVLVSLLESERQLLAAGVGVSFSETPIDIAFCLHTVLKKRILVVPDTHKDPNFSNNPLVTGAPYIRFYAGVPLRAQSGHAIGALCIIDINPRSPLSGRDKHNLRDLATLVMDKLEMRRLTLARKASQVRFENISTTSPDAIICINEKGMITFCNAAAQQMLGYTGSEVVGQDVHAIIPDCFLDRLNQLIADSDSLAKGATLELKVRTKGGALVPVELSISTWRDNAHVSYGAILRDISERRRNEERLFLLAHMDPLTGLANRNLLTSNLVQALKNEASVCIMMVDLDGFKDVNDSLGHASGDAILVNVAKKIQSSVRAGDLVARMGGDEFALLFPGLDSQKVAAQIAELIIHEISQPIVIDDQQINISASIGMVLYPADGITAQNLLTSADLALYQAKSEGRNCHRFFTQQLRDNFQAKHAFQLEFARAYERHEFEVFYQPQVSLSNNEIVGAEALLRWRHPHQGLLGPAAFLAALEHGTWAECIGDWVMQTACEQAAAWRNAGAENFRISINLFSAQFRSGTLSQKIMDVLYRTGLPPESLELEITENIILRYDENMLQPLNALRSAGIGIAFDDYGTGYASLSMLKNYPVTRLKIDQTFVRTMCESPSDAAIVRAILYLGKSFGLAVIAEGVETLEQCERLRNKGCEEAQGYLFGRPMSAADFTRRLKLHKASVKGRVSASASGMTPGIRGS; translated from the coding sequence ATGAGGCATGCGCCAACAGTAGGTAATGAAGCCAATCGTCTTGCCGCTCTCCATGAATATGGCATTAAAAATACCTTGGCCGATCCCGACCTTGATAATCTGGTCAATCTGGCGGCAAACGTTTTTAATGTACCTATTGTTTTGGTCTCGCTATTAGAATCCGAACGGCAGCTACTTGCCGCAGGCGTTGGGGTTTCCTTCAGTGAAACGCCGATAGATATCGCTTTCTGTCTGCATACCGTTCTGAAAAAGAGAATTCTGGTGGTTCCCGATACGCATAAGGATCCGAACTTCAGCAATAATCCGCTGGTCACCGGCGCTCCCTATATTCGATTTTATGCCGGCGTCCCGTTACGGGCGCAATCCGGTCATGCCATCGGGGCGCTGTGCATCATTGATATCAATCCTCGCTCGCCTCTTAGCGGCAGGGATAAACACAATTTGCGGGATCTGGCTACGCTGGTTATGGATAAACTGGAGATGCGCCGGTTGACGCTGGCGCGCAAGGCGAGTCAGGTGCGTTTTGAAAATATTTCCACTACCTCTCCCGATGCCATTATCTGTATTAATGAAAAGGGAATGATTACTTTCTGCAATGCCGCGGCGCAGCAGATGCTCGGGTATACAGGCAGCGAGGTCGTCGGGCAGGACGTTCACGCCATCATCCCCGATTGTTTTCTCGATCGGCTAAATCAGCTGATTGCGGATAGCGATTCTCTGGCTAAAGGCGCCACGCTGGAATTAAAGGTACGGACCAAAGGCGGCGCGCTGGTTCCCGTCGAGCTTTCCATCTCGACGTGGCGGGACAATGCGCATGTCAGTTATGGCGCCATCCTGCGTGATATTAGCGAGCGCCGCCGTAATGAGGAACGGTTGTTTTTACTGGCGCATATGGATCCGCTGACCGGATTGGCAAACCGCAACTTATTGACCTCAAACCTGGTGCAGGCGCTGAAAAATGAAGCGTCGGTTTGCATAATGATGGTCGATCTGGATGGTTTTAAAGATGTTAACGACAGTCTGGGGCACGCCAGCGGCGATGCTATTTTGGTTAACGTGGCAAAAAAAATCCAGTCCAGCGTACGCGCCGGCGATCTGGTGGCGCGTATGGGCGGAGACGAGTTCGCCTTATTATTCCCGGGTCTGGACAGTCAGAAAGTGGCGGCCCAGATTGCCGAGCTCATTATTCATGAAATTTCCCAGCCGATAGTTATTGACGACCAGCAAATCAATATCAGCGCCAGCATTGGCATGGTGCTTTACCCCGCGGACGGCATTACCGCCCAGAATCTGCTGACCAGCGCGGATCTGGCGCTTTATCAGGCCAAGTCCGAAGGCCGCAACTGCCATCGTTTTTTTACTCAACAGCTACGAGATAATTTTCAGGCAAAGCATGCCTTTCAGCTCGAGTTTGCCCGTGCTTATGAACGACATGAGTTTGAGGTGTTTTACCAGCCCCAGGTCTCGCTGTCGAATAATGAAATTGTGGGGGCGGAAGCGCTGCTTCGCTGGCGCCATCCGCATCAGGGGTTACTCGGTCCGGCGGCGTTTCTTGCTGCGCTGGAACATGGCACCTGGGCCGAATGCATTGGCGACTGGGTGATGCAGACGGCCTGCGAGCAGGCCGCCGCATGGCGCAATGCCGGCGCTGAAAATTTTCGCATCAGCATTAATTTGTTTAGCGCCCAGTTTCGCTCGGGTACGCTGTCGCAGAAGATTATGGATGTGCTGTACCGGACCGGTTTGCCGCCTGAGTCGCTGGAGTTGGAAATTACCGAAAACATCATTCTGCGCTACGATGAAAATATGTTGCAGCCGCTCAATGCACTACGCAGTGCGGGAATCGGTATTGCGTTTGATGACTACGGCACCGGTTACGCTTCGCTCAGCATGTTAAAAAACTATCCGGTAACGCGCCTTAAAATCGATCAAACCTTTGTTCGCACCATGTGTGAATCACCTTCGGATGCGGCGATTGTCCGGGCAATTCTCTATCTTGGAAAAAGTTTTGGGTTGGCGGTTATTGCCGAAGGGGTCGAGACGCTGGAACAGTGTGAGCGGCTAAGAAACAAAGGCTGCGAGGAGGCTCAGGGATATTTGTTCGGGCGTCCAATGTCAGCGGCGGATTTCACCCGGCGGCTCAAATTGCATAAAGCGTCGGTTAAAGGGAGAGTTAGCGCATCGGCGTCTGGAATGACGCCAGGGATTAGGGGCAGTTAA
- a CDS encoding NAD-dependent succinate-semialdehyde dehydrogenase yields the protein MAYATTNPYTGERIKTFPDATDAEVASAIEHAHATFLTWKNTSFAERRAIMQRAADLLRKDSDNHAKLLTLEMGKLFSEAKAEVELSAQIFEYYAKYAESLLAPEKLPVADPAEGEAVIYHEPLGVLLAIEPWNFPYYQIARIIAPQLSAGNTILLKHASNVPQSAALFERLMLDAGLPQGAFKNLYATRSQIELILNDTRVHGVALTGSEDAGALVAQQAAKALKKSTLELGGADAFIVLADAELEKTAKWAVFGRHWNGGQVCVSSKRMIIVDEVYDDFLERYTAGVAALRAGDPLDPSTTLAPLSSQKAADEVREKIQFAVDHGATATEVGPKVPQQGAFVQPTILTDISPDNPAYYMEFFGPVSMIFRAKDEDDAIRIANDSPFGLGGSVFTQNAQHGAEVAKKVSTGMIFVNHPTMVKADLPFGGVRRSGYGRELIGLGIKEFVNHKLVNIVDIDAEF from the coding sequence ATGGCATACGCCACCACGAACCCTTACACAGGGGAACGGATCAAAACCTTCCCTGATGCGACAGATGCCGAAGTAGCATCGGCGATAGAACACGCGCACGCGACATTCCTGACATGGAAAAACACCTCGTTCGCCGAACGACGCGCCATCATGCAGCGTGCGGCCGATTTGCTGCGCAAAGATAGCGACAACCACGCGAAATTATTAACCCTTGAGATGGGTAAGCTGTTTAGCGAAGCGAAAGCCGAAGTGGAATTGTCCGCGCAGATCTTTGAATATTACGCAAAATACGCAGAATCTCTTCTGGCGCCGGAAAAACTGCCGGTGGCCGATCCCGCGGAGGGTGAAGCGGTCATATACCATGAACCGCTGGGCGTGCTGCTGGCTATCGAACCCTGGAACTTTCCCTACTATCAGATTGCCCGCATCATTGCGCCGCAGCTGTCGGCGGGCAATACCATCCTGCTGAAACATGCCTCAAACGTGCCGCAGAGCGCCGCGCTTTTTGAACGACTGATGCTTGACGCGGGTTTACCGCAAGGCGCGTTTAAAAACCTGTACGCCACCCGTTCTCAGATTGAACTTATTCTTAACGATACGCGGGTTCACGGCGTGGCGCTTACCGGTTCGGAAGACGCCGGCGCGCTGGTTGCCCAGCAGGCGGCCAAAGCGCTCAAAAAATCGACGCTTGAACTCGGCGGCGCCGACGCTTTTATCGTGCTGGCTGACGCCGAGCTTGAAAAAACCGCCAAGTGGGCGGTGTTTGGCCGCCACTGGAACGGCGGACAGGTATGCGTATCCTCCAAACGGATGATTATTGTCGATGAAGTCTATGATGACTTCCTTGAACGCTATACCGCAGGCGTTGCGGCATTGCGCGCGGGCGATCCGCTCGATCCCTCGACCACCCTGGCGCCGCTCTCTTCACAGAAAGCCGCCGATGAAGTGAGAGAGAAAATTCAGTTCGCCGTGGATCATGGCGCGACCGCAACGGAAGTCGGTCCCAAAGTGCCGCAGCAAGGGGCGTTCGTCCAGCCGACCATTCTGACCGATATTTCACCGGACAACCCGGCCTATTATATGGAGTTCTTCGGACCGGTATCGATGATTTTCCGCGCCAAGGACGAAGACGACGCGATCCGCATCGCCAACGACTCGCCTTTCGGTTTAGGCGGTTCCGTCTTCACCCAGAATGCTCAGCATGGCGCGGAAGTGGCGAAGAAAGTCTCGACCGGGATGATTTTTGTCAACCACCCGACCATGGTCAAAGCCGACCTACCCTTTGGCGGCGTGCGCCGTTCAGGGTACGGACGTGAATTAATCGGATTAGGCATCAAAGAATTCGTTAACCATAAGCTGGTCAACATTGTTGATATCGATGCTGAATTCTGA
- a CDS encoding LysR family transcriptional regulator yields MSHIHDRLDWNLLRTFLAIVQEGNISRAATRLHLTQPAVSLALKRLEERLGQNLIARNGNTFDLTSAGELVYREALAIYGSIARLSMTVQNTPHDLSGVVRLALVSGVNSDILDSVICEFHHHHPRVNFDITSGSSADVQHALLHYQAGLGICLKNKSIPGLLDTPLLHQRYFLYCGKPHPLFGQPHLNVSDLHNEDFVSFASEQLDGVLAPLALFRAQQALEGRIIGTSASLDEVRRMVRAGLGIGALPEHVVNAEVEAGHLWKLPPDDGIARITLYLMWNQAPKHNQAEEAFHHRLLEALQLAGY; encoded by the coding sequence ATGTCCCATATTCATGACCGGCTTGACTGGAATCTGCTGCGCACATTTCTGGCGATTGTGCAGGAAGGGAACATCAGCCGGGCGGCCACCCGGCTGCATCTGACGCAGCCGGCGGTCAGTCTGGCGCTGAAACGTCTGGAGGAGCGGCTCGGACAAAACCTGATCGCCCGTAACGGCAACACTTTCGATCTGACCTCGGCCGGCGAACTGGTGTATCGCGAGGCGCTGGCGATTTACGGCAGCATCGCCCGGCTGTCGATGACCGTGCAGAACACGCCGCACGATCTCAGCGGCGTGGTGCGCCTGGCGTTGGTTTCCGGCGTCAACAGCGACATTCTGGATAGCGTGATATGCGAGTTCCACCATCACCATCCGCGCGTCAATTTTGATATTACCAGCGGTTCAAGCGCCGACGTGCAGCACGCCCTGCTGCATTATCAGGCCGGGCTGGGTATCTGCCTGAAAAACAAAAGCATACCGGGACTGTTGGATACGCCGTTGCTCCACCAGCGATACTTTCTCTACTGTGGGAAGCCGCATCCGCTGTTCGGGCAACCGCATCTGAATGTCAGCGATCTGCATAATGAGGATTTCGTCTCTTTCGCCAGCGAACAGTTGGACGGCGTACTGGCGCCGCTGGCGCTGTTCCGGGCGCAACAGGCGCTGGAGGGACGGATCATCGGCACCAGCGCCAGCCTCGACGAAGTGCGGCGCATGGTGCGCGCCGGGCTGGGGATCGGCGCGCTGCCTGAACATGTGGTGAATGCGGAAGTGGAGGCGGGGCATCTGTGGAAGCTGCCCCCCGACGACGGCATCGCGCGCATCACCCTGTACCTGATGTGGAATCAGGCGCCGAAACATAATCAGGCCGAAGAAGCGTTCCACCACCGTCTGCTTGAGGCGCTGCAACTGGCGGGCTATTAA
- a CDS encoding ATP-binding cassette domain-containing protein has translation MNRETETGPLLQVNGVSQSFSIGGGLMKPAGRVQALDNVSLTLNAGETLGLVGESGCGKSTLANIMLGLNLPESGEVLLRGTPVREMERLARASLLQPVFQDPYSSLNPSYTIYETVLQPLRIHWRGGEWRREVLDMLDRVGFPRRLAHAYPGELSGGQRQRVAIARALILNPAALICDEPTSALDVSVQAQIINLLLSLKREFNLAMVFISHNLAVVEHLSDRVCVMYQGKVVEQGECAATFANPRHDYTRRLLAATLLPKNDTRLLI, from the coding sequence ATGAATCGTGAAACAGAAACCGGCCCGCTGTTGCAGGTCAACGGCGTCAGCCAGTCGTTCAGCATCGGCGGCGGGCTGATGAAGCCGGCCGGACGGGTACAGGCGCTGGATAACGTTTCGCTGACGCTGAACGCCGGGGAGACGCTTGGGCTGGTGGGGGAGTCCGGCTGCGGTAAAAGCACGCTGGCCAATATTATGCTGGGGCTGAACCTGCCGGAAAGCGGCGAGGTGCTGCTGCGCGGCACACCGGTGCGCGAGATGGAGCGTCTGGCGCGCGCCAGCCTGTTGCAGCCGGTATTTCAGGACCCATACTCGTCGCTCAACCCGTCCTATACCATCTATGAAACCGTGTTGCAGCCGTTGCGTATTCACTGGCGCGGCGGCGAGTGGCGGCGCGAGGTGCTGGATATGCTGGACCGCGTCGGTTTTCCCCGCCGGCTGGCCCACGCCTATCCCGGCGAGCTGTCCGGCGGGCAGCGACAGCGGGTGGCGATCGCCAGAGCGCTGATACTCAACCCGGCGGCGCTGATCTGTGACGAGCCGACCAGCGCGCTGGATGTCTCGGTGCAGGCGCAAATCATCAACCTGCTGCTGTCGCTGAAGCGGGAGTTCAATCTGGCGATGGTGTTCATCAGCCATAATCTGGCGGTGGTGGAGCACTTGTCGGATCGGGTGTGCGTGATGTATCAGGGCAAGGTAGTGGAGCAGGGCGAGTGCGCGGCGACGTTCGCCAACCCGCGCCATGACTACACCCGCAGGCTGCTGGCGGCGACGCTGCTGCCGAAAAACGATACCCGGTTGCTGATTTAA